In Cedecea neteri, a single genomic region encodes these proteins:
- the bcsC gene encoding cellulose synthase complex outer membrane protein BcsC, whose amino-acid sequence MRKFSLSFVTLSLGMALMPMAQAALTPQQQLLEQVRMGEASKREDIVRQSLSRLELMAPDDPDVIAARMRYLLRQGDNAGAKAQLERLAKLAPGSAEYKQSQVTMMLTGADGRQQLQQARLLATSGHTEQAIAAYEKLFDGNPPAGDLAIEYWMLMAKRPATTNQAIDKLKALDAAAPGNGELRGNLARLMFANGRSAEAYQVLEQMAKSNGSREDAAALWYGQISNLPTGPQSVAALQRFLNVFTEGDTVATARDRLAQQQKQLSDPAFLARAKGLEDVGGGRGNQAIPQLKEALSSKQNDSEVVGALGQAYSQQGKRALAVQQFEKAIQMDPQSDNRGKWDSLLKTNRYWLLIEQGDALLKANNPDAALQKYQQAQRVDNTDSYAVLGFGDVAVAKKDDASAERYYLQALRMDRGNSNAIRGLANVYRRQSPERATAYIQSLSASQRKSIDDIERSLTGERLEQQATALESQGQWAKAAEIQRQRLKLDPDSVWITYRLSNDLYAAGKHSEADSLMRGLAQHKPGDPEQVFAYGLYLSGNNHDAAALSHLNTLPKAQWTDNIHELADRLQFNEVMQTANRLRDSGKEKDAIALLQQQTPSDRVDLTLADWAAERGDRPTAKAQYQKVLQRSPGNEDALLGLTEVLIAEGDKPQARDLLAKLQKAPAGEAPSTNTQRRVANAWSALGDNEKAAQTYAPILVAAKSQPPSMESALVMRDAARFQAASGQPQQALETYKDAMVSSGITRQRPQDNDTFTRLTRNDEKDDWLKRGVRSDAADLYRQQDVNVTLDHEYWGSSGTPGYSDLKAHTTMLQVDAPLSDGRMWFRTDMVNMDAGSFKDNGAGYNERWGTCAEHNCFGNRNQSGNGASLAVGWKNNTWQTDIGTTPLGFDVVDVVGGVSYSNDLGPIGYTVNAHRRPISSSLLSFGGQRDPNTNTVWGGVRATGGGVSLSYDKGEANGVWSSLSADTLTGKNVADNWRVRWMTGYYYKLINENNQRLTVGLTNMVWHYEKDLSDYFLGQGGYYSPQKYVSFAVPVIWRKRTENWSWELGASGSWSYSHSNAGQRYPLRNLVPNNTNDYPDDPGGYPDRNDTFSGSSSNGFGYTARALVERRISSHWSIGAGIDIQQAKDYTPSHALIFVRYSLAGWQGDMDMPPQPLVPYADF is encoded by the coding sequence ATGCGCAAGTTCTCATTAAGTTTCGTCACTCTCTCATTGGGCATGGCGCTGATGCCGATGGCTCAGGCCGCGTTGACGCCTCAGCAGCAGCTGCTGGAGCAAGTGAGGATGGGTGAGGCCAGCAAACGCGAAGATATTGTGCGGCAGTCGCTGTCCAGGCTGGAGCTGATGGCACCGGACGATCCGGACGTGATTGCGGCCCGAATGCGCTACCTGCTGCGCCAGGGCGATAACGCCGGGGCGAAAGCACAGCTTGAGCGTCTGGCAAAACTGGCCCCCGGCTCCGCCGAATATAAACAGTCGCAGGTCACGATGATGCTGACCGGCGCGGATGGCCGCCAGCAGCTGCAGCAGGCCCGTTTATTAGCGACCAGCGGGCATACCGAACAGGCTATTGCCGCCTATGAAAAGCTGTTTGACGGCAATCCGCCCGCAGGGGATTTAGCGATTGAATACTGGATGCTGATGGCGAAGCGCCCGGCAACCACCAACCAGGCGATCGATAAACTGAAAGCGCTGGATGCCGCTGCGCCGGGGAACGGCGAACTGCGTGGCAATCTGGCGCGACTGATGTTTGCCAACGGCCGCAGCGCCGAGGCTTATCAGGTGCTTGAGCAAATGGCGAAATCCAACGGCAGCCGGGAAGACGCGGCGGCTTTATGGTACGGCCAAATCAGTAATTTACCGACAGGGCCACAAAGCGTCGCAGCCCTGCAGCGTTTTCTTAATGTCTTCACCGAAGGCGATACGGTGGCCACCGCGCGTGACAGGCTCGCGCAGCAGCAAAAACAGTTGTCTGATCCGGCTTTCCTCGCTCGGGCAAAAGGTCTGGAAGATGTGGGCGGTGGGCGTGGGAATCAGGCCATTCCGCAGTTGAAAGAGGCGTTAAGCTCGAAGCAAAACGACAGCGAAGTGGTTGGCGCCCTGGGGCAGGCTTATTCTCAGCAGGGAAAACGCGCCCTCGCGGTACAGCAGTTCGAGAAAGCCATTCAGATGGACCCACAAAGCGACAACCGGGGCAAGTGGGACAGCTTGTTAAAAACCAATCGCTACTGGCTGTTGATTGAACAAGGCGATGCTCTGCTCAAAGCCAACAACCCGGATGCCGCGCTGCAGAAGTACCAGCAGGCGCAGAGAGTGGATAATACCGACAGCTACGCGGTGCTGGGCTTTGGTGATGTGGCCGTTGCCAAAAAAGATGATGCCAGCGCGGAGCGTTATTATCTGCAGGCGCTGCGCATGGATCGCGGGAACAGCAACGCGATTCGTGGCCTGGCGAACGTGTACCGTCGCCAGTCGCCGGAGCGTGCAACGGCGTATATTCAGAGTCTTTCAGCCAGCCAGCGAAAAAGTATTGATGATATTGAACGTAGCCTGACCGGTGAGCGGCTGGAGCAGCAGGCCACTGCGCTGGAAAGCCAGGGCCAGTGGGCAAAAGCGGCAGAGATCCAGCGCCAGCGGCTCAAACTCGACCCGGACAGCGTGTGGATAACCTACCGACTGTCGAACGATCTCTATGCCGCCGGAAAACACAGCGAGGCAGACAGCCTGATGCGCGGCCTGGCCCAACACAAGCCCGGCGACCCGGAGCAGGTCTTCGCTTACGGCCTTTATCTCTCAGGTAATAACCACGATGCGGCGGCGCTAAGCCACCTCAATACGCTGCCCAAAGCGCAGTGGACTGACAATATTCATGAGCTTGCAGACCGGTTGCAGTTTAACGAAGTCATGCAAACGGCTAACCGGCTACGGGATAGCGGCAAAGAAAAAGACGCCATTGCGCTGCTTCAGCAGCAGACGCCGTCCGATCGCGTCGACTTAACGCTTGCCGACTGGGCCGCCGAACGTGGCGATCGTCCCACCGCGAAAGCGCAGTATCAGAAAGTCCTGCAGCGTTCACCGGGCAACGAAGATGCGCTGTTAGGCTTAACCGAGGTGCTGATTGCCGAAGGGGATAAACCTCAGGCCCGCGATCTGCTGGCGAAGCTGCAGAAAGCGCCGGCGGGTGAAGCTCCGTCCACCAATACGCAACGCCGCGTGGCGAACGCCTGGTCTGCCCTGGGCGATAACGAAAAAGCCGCACAAACCTACGCGCCGATTCTGGTCGCGGCGAAAAGCCAGCCGCCATCGATGGAAAGTGCGCTGGTGATGCGTGATGCCGCGCGTTTCCAGGCCGCTAGCGGCCAGCCGCAGCAGGCCCTGGAGACTTACAAAGACGCTATGGTCTCCTCGGGGATTACCCGGCAGCGCCCGCAGGATAACGACACCTTCACTCGCCTGACCCGCAACGATGAGAAAGACGACTGGCTGAAGCGGGGCGTGCGCAGCGATGCCGCCGATCTTTACCGACAGCAGGATGTGAACGTGACGCTGGACCACGAATACTGGGGCTCAAGCGGTACGCCGGGGTACTCCGATCTGAAAGCACACACCACGATGCTGCAGGTGGACGCTCCGCTTAGCGACGGGCGGATGTGGTTCCGTACCGATATGGTGAATATGGATGCTGGCTCGTTCAAAGATAACGGGGCGGGCTACAACGAGCGCTGGGGTACCTGTGCGGAGCACAACTGTTTCGGCAACCGAAACCAGAGTGGCAACGGCGCAAGCCTGGCTGTTGGCTGGAAAAACAATACCTGGCAAACGGACATTGGCACCACGCCGTTGGGCTTTGACGTCGTGGATGTTGTCGGCGGCGTCAGCTACAGCAACGATCTGGGGCCGATTGGCTACACGGTCAATGCGCATCGTCGGCCTATCTCCAGCTCGCTGCTCTCCTTTGGCGGACAACGGGATCCGAATACCAATACCGTGTGGGGAGGCGTTCGCGCGACCGGCGGTGGCGTTAGCCTGAGCTACGATAAGGGCGAAGCCAACGGCGTCTGGTCCAGCCTGAGTGCAGACACGCTGACCGGTAAAAACGTGGCCGATAACTGGCGCGTGCGCTGGATGACGGGCTACTACTACAAACTGATTAACGAGAATAATCAGCGGCTAACCGTGGGCCTGACCAACATGGTCTGGCACTACGAAAAAGACCTCAGCGACTACTTCCTCGGCCAGGGTGGCTATTACAGCCCGCAAAAATACGTGTCGTTTGCCGTGCCGGTCATCTGGCGTAAACGCACCGAGAACTGGTCCTGGGAATTGGGCGCCTCCGGCTCCTGGTCCTACTCCCACAGCAATGCGGGCCAGCGTTATCCGCTGCGTAACCTCGTGCCAAATAACACTAACGACTACCCGGATGACCCGGGCGGCTATCCGGACCGCAATGACACCTTCTCGGGAAGCAGCAGCAACGGCTTCGGCTATACGGCGAGAGCACTGGTAGAACGCCGGATCAGCTCGCACTGGTCAATCGGTGCCGGGATTGATATTCAGCAGGCCAAGGACTACACCCCAAGCCATGCGCTGATTTTCGTTCGCTACTCCTTGGCAGGCTGGCAGGGCGATATGGATATGCCGCCGCAGCCGCTGGTGCCATACGCGGACTTCTGA
- the bcsZ gene encoding cellulose synthase complex periplasmic endoglucanase BcsZ — translation MKIGAALLMVGLMLTTVSGQAACSWPAWEQFKASYVSDQGRVIDPSDERKITTSEGQSYALFFALAANDRVMFDKLLRWTENNLAQGALKDHLPSWLWGKNDKDAWTVLDSNSASDADMWIVWSLLEAGRLWHEPAYSRLGEKLLKRVAKEEVIKIPGLGFSLLPGRVGFNHSPDWRLNPSYLPPQVLQRMVRYRGPWSAMQVANQRLLLETAPKGFSPNWADWREGKGWQFQTDDARSGSYDSIRVYMWIGMMADDAPNKAALLKAFQPMADITIKQGLPPEKVDVQTGNVQGNGPVGFSAAMLPFLQDSEARDVQRQRVKDNFPQADAYYSYVLTLFGQGWDQNRFRFNSRGELIPSWGQVCASSH, via the coding sequence ATGAAAATCGGCGCCGCACTGCTGATGGTCGGGCTGATGCTGACAACCGTTTCCGGGCAGGCCGCCTGTAGCTGGCCTGCCTGGGAGCAGTTTAAAGCCAGCTATGTCAGCGACCAGGGGCGGGTGATCGATCCCAGCGATGAGCGCAAAATCACCACTTCTGAAGGGCAGAGCTACGCGCTTTTCTTTGCCCTGGCGGCTAACGATCGGGTGATGTTCGACAAGCTGCTGCGCTGGACGGAAAACAACCTCGCTCAGGGGGCGCTGAAAGACCACCTTCCTTCCTGGCTGTGGGGCAAAAACGACAAAGATGCGTGGACGGTTTTAGACAGTAACTCCGCCTCCGATGCCGATATGTGGATTGTCTGGAGCCTGCTCGAAGCGGGGCGCCTTTGGCATGAGCCTGCCTATAGCCGCCTCGGTGAAAAGCTGCTGAAGCGTGTGGCGAAAGAAGAAGTGATTAAAATCCCAGGGCTGGGATTTTCGCTGTTGCCGGGGCGAGTGGGGTTTAATCATTCTCCTGACTGGCGACTGAATCCAAGCTATCTCCCGCCGCAGGTACTGCAGCGAATGGTGCGTTACCGCGGCCCGTGGTCGGCCATGCAGGTGGCAAACCAAAGATTACTGCTTGAAACCGCACCCAAAGGATTTTCACCCAACTGGGCCGACTGGCGTGAAGGCAAAGGCTGGCAGTTCCAGACCGACGATGCCCGCAGCGGCAGCTATGACTCAATACGCGTCTACATGTGGATTGGCATGATGGCCGACGACGCGCCAAATAAAGCCGCGCTGCTGAAGGCCTTCCAGCCCATGGCGGATATCACCATCAAACAAGGTTTGCCGCCGGAAAAAGTCGATGTGCAAACCGGCAACGTTCAGGGCAATGGCCCAGTGGGATTCTCCGCTGCCATGCTGCCTTTTTTACAGGATAGCGAAGCACGGGACGTGCAGCGTCAGCGGGTGAAAGACAATTTCCCCCAGGCTGATGCCTATTACAGCTATGTTTTAACGCTCTTTGGTCAGGGATGGGATCAAAATCGTTTTCGCTTCAATTCTCGGGGTGAGTTAATCCCGAGCTGGGGTCAGGTATGCGCAAGTTCTCATTAA
- the bcsB gene encoding cellulose biosynthesis cyclic di-GMP-binding regulatory protein BcsB gives MKRKISWFYAAAVGISALPVTVANSADSTPAPTVPAVATANQAVVTPAPGSTEAIVPATPADSAPTVGQVLPGVPGANAPIVAENVPSRDVKLNFAQIAPPPGSMVLTGVNPNGGVEFGMRRDEIVSKALLNLEYTPSPSLLPVQSQLKVYLNDELMGVLPVTKEQLGKKTFAQVPVDPLYITDFNRVRLEFVGHYRDICENPASTTLWMDVGRSSSLALTYQRLPAQNDLSHFPVPFFDSRDDRPLTLPVVFAASPDIEQQRAAGIVASWFGSRTAWRGQNFPVLFNQLPTSNGIVFATNDKRPDFLRDHPAVQAPTVEMMSHPDNPYVKLLVVMGRDDKDLVQAAKGIAQGNILFRGSSVTVDDVKPLQPREPYDAPNWVRTDRPVTLGEMKTYQEQLQSSGQEPSAISVTMNLPPDLYLLRSNGIDLNLKYRYTAPAMKDSSRMDISLNNQFLQSFNLTPNEENNKLLLRLPVLQGLLDGKTDVSIPALRLGAANQLRFDFSYMNPMPGGSLENCITFQPVQNHVVVEDESTIDFSNYHHFIAMPDLRTFANAGFPFSRMADLSQTIVVVSKAPNPAQVTALLDALGTIGSQTGFPALSVNLTDDGSTIQGKDADIMIIGTIPPTMKDDKRIDLLVDAAQSWVKTPVRQTPLLNGVSDPKDRAADTQTAVTSQGAMAAIVGFQSPYNDQRSVLALLADSPRGYELLNNALNDSGKRAAISGSVAVIRESGVDSLRVGDIYYVGHLPWFERIWYALSNHPVLLAIFAAISVVLLAWVLWRILRILSRRRIDPEDE, from the coding sequence ATGAAAAGAAAAATATCCTGGTTTTATGCAGCGGCGGTAGGCATCAGCGCCCTGCCTGTTACAGTGGCAAATTCGGCTGATTCGACGCCGGCTCCGACGGTTCCTGCCGTGGCGACGGCAAATCAGGCGGTGGTTACGCCTGCGCCGGGTTCAACCGAGGCGATCGTTCCCGCTACGCCCGCTGACAGCGCCCCTACGGTTGGGCAAGTCTTACCGGGTGTACCTGGCGCAAATGCGCCCATCGTCGCCGAAAATGTGCCCTCCCGCGATGTGAAACTGAATTTTGCGCAAATTGCGCCGCCGCCGGGCAGCATGGTATTGACCGGCGTGAACCCGAATGGCGGGGTAGAGTTTGGGATGCGTCGGGATGAAATCGTCTCGAAAGCGCTGCTGAACCTCGAATATACCCCTTCACCTTCGCTGCTGCCGGTGCAGTCGCAGCTCAAAGTCTATCTTAACGACGAGCTGATGGGTGTCCTGCCGGTGACCAAAGAGCAACTGGGCAAAAAGACCTTCGCTCAGGTGCCGGTTGACCCGCTGTATATCACCGACTTTAACCGCGTGAGGCTGGAGTTTGTCGGCCACTACCGCGACATCTGCGAGAACCCGGCCAGCACCACGCTGTGGATGGATGTCGGTCGCAGCAGCTCGTTGGCACTGACCTACCAGCGCCTGCCGGCTCAAAACGATCTGTCGCATTTCCCGGTGCCTTTCTTCGACTCGCGTGACGATCGCCCGCTGACGTTGCCTGTCGTTTTTGCTGCCAGCCCGGATATTGAACAGCAGCGTGCCGCCGGGATTGTCGCCTCATGGTTTGGTTCCCGTACCGCATGGCGTGGGCAGAACTTCCCGGTGCTCTTCAATCAGTTGCCGACCAGCAACGGGATCGTGTTTGCGACCAACGACAAGCGCCCGGACTTCCTGCGCGACCATCCTGCCGTGCAGGCACCAACCGTTGAGATGATGAGCCACCCGGATAACCCGTACGTCAAACTGCTGGTGGTGATGGGCCGTGATGATAAAGACCTGGTGCAGGCGGCAAAAGGCATTGCCCAGGGGAATATCCTGTTCCGCGGCAGCAGCGTGACCGTGGATGACGTGAAGCCCTTGCAGCCACGCGAACCTTACGATGCGCCAAACTGGGTAAGAACAGACCGGCCGGTAACGCTGGGCGAGATGAAAACTTACCAGGAGCAGCTGCAGTCCAGCGGCCAGGAGCCGAGCGCCATTAGCGTAACGATGAATCTGCCGCCCGATCTCTATCTGCTGCGCAGTAACGGCATCGATCTCAATCTGAAGTATCGCTACACCGCACCGGCGATGAAAGACAGCTCGCGCATGGACATTAGCCTGAACAACCAGTTCCTGCAGTCGTTTAACCTGACGCCGAACGAAGAGAACAATAAGCTGCTGCTGCGCCTGCCGGTGCTGCAGGGCCTGCTGGACGGCAAAACGGATGTGTCGATTCCCGCTCTGCGTCTGGGAGCCGCCAACCAGCTGCGCTTTGACTTCTCTTATATGAACCCGATGCCAGGTGGATCACTTGAGAACTGTATTACGTTCCAGCCGGTCCAAAACCACGTCGTGGTGGAAGATGAGTCAACCATCGACTTCTCTAACTATCACCACTTTATTGCCATGCCGGATCTGCGCACCTTTGCTAATGCGGGCTTCCCGTTCAGCCGTATGGCCGATCTTTCGCAAACCATTGTGGTGGTCAGCAAAGCGCCTAACCCGGCCCAGGTAACCGCGCTGCTGGATGCGCTCGGCACCATTGGCTCACAAACTGGCTTCCCGGCGCTGAGCGTAAACCTGACTGATGATGGCAGCACCATACAGGGCAAAGATGCGGACATCATGATCATCGGCACGATTCCACCGACGATGAAAGATGACAAACGTATCGACCTCCTGGTTGATGCGGCCCAAAGCTGGGTGAAAACCCCGGTACGCCAGACTCCACTGCTGAACGGCGTTTCCGATCCAAAAGATCGCGCGGCGGATACACAAACGGCGGTGACCTCCCAGGGCGCAATGGCCGCCATCGTGGGCTTCCAGTCGCCGTATAACGACCAGCGTAGCGTCCTTGCTTTGCTCGCCGACAGCCCTCGAGGTTATGAGCTGCTGAACAATGCGCTCAACGACAGCGGCAAACGGGCGGCGATTTCCGGCTCGGTAGCGGTGATTCGTGAATCCGGCGTGGATAGCCTGCGCGTCGGCGATATTTACTATGTGGGCCACCTGCCGTGGTTCGAGCGCATCTGGTACGCGCTGTCGAACCACCCGGTTCTGCTGGCTATCTTCGCCGCGATAAGCGTCGTGCTGTTGGCCTGGGTGCTGTGGCGTATCCTGCGCATTCTTAGCCGCCGCCGTATCGATCCGGAAGACGAGTAA
- the bcsA gene encoding UDP-forming cellulose synthase catalytic subunit: MSQLASWLLLPAASQRLGERYRTFRRNGAPMFSAMLGCIVLILAWVFLPLEGPRWQRIRAGHDQFYPHINPDRPRPLDVVRYSIQSLWLLLRASKQTGRPRVRSFGRMQAWRESWHGWLDKLPENFSNRTQHLDEKKELSHINHTARRIILGVIVVFSAILALLCITQPFNPLSQFIFLMLLWGVALIVRRLPGRFSALMLIVLSLTVSCRYIWWRYTSTLNWNDPVSLVFGLGLLFAETYAWLVLVMGYFQVVWPLNRQPVPMPKDMNTWPVVDIFVPTYNEELHVVKGTIYASLGIDWPKDKLNIWILDDGGRDEFKQFADMVGVNYIARSTHEHAKAGNINNALKHAKGDFVAIFDCDHVPTRSFLQLTMGWFFKEKSLAMMQTPHHFFSPDPFERNLGRFRKTPNEGTLFYGLVQDGNDMWDATFFCGSCAVIRRGPLDEIGGIAVETVTEDAHTSLRLHRRGYTSAYLRIPQAAGLATESLSAHIGQRIRWARGMTQIFRLDNPFFGKGLKFAQRLCYANAMFHFLSGIPRLIFLTAPLAFLLLHAYIIYAPAIMIALFVLPHMIHASLTNSKIQGKYRHSFWSEIYETVLAWYIAQPTLVALFNPHKGKFNVTAKGGLVENEYVDWVITRPYLILVLINLLGVAFGAWRFFYGPENEALTVVVSLLWVFYNLIILGGAVAVSVESKQVRRAHRVEIAMPAALAREDGHLFPCTVHDYSDGGVGIKIHGPTQVLEGQKVNLLLKRGAQEFFFPAQVMRVFGDEVGLQLAQMTTKQHIDFIQCTFARADTWALWQDSFPEDKPLESLVDILKLGFRGYRHLAEFAPPSLKFVFHAITTLVDWVVSFIPHSPTAEPAKRRTLSALA; this comes from the coding sequence ATGAGTCAGTTGGCCTCCTGGCTGTTACTCCCCGCTGCCAGCCAGCGGCTGGGTGAGCGTTATCGTACTTTTCGCCGCAACGGTGCCCCGATGTTCAGTGCGATGCTGGGCTGCATTGTCTTGATTCTTGCCTGGGTTTTTCTGCCGCTTGAAGGCCCCCGCTGGCAGCGCATACGCGCCGGGCATGACCAGTTCTACCCGCATATCAATCCAGACAGGCCACGCCCGCTGGACGTGGTGCGTTATAGTATCCAAAGCCTGTGGCTGTTGCTCCGCGCCAGTAAGCAAACCGGGCGCCCGCGGGTACGCTCTTTTGGCCGGATGCAGGCCTGGCGTGAAAGTTGGCACGGCTGGCTGGATAAACTGCCGGAAAACTTTAGCAACCGAACGCAGCATCTCGATGAAAAGAAAGAACTGAGCCATATCAACCACACTGCCCGGCGGATCATTCTTGGCGTGATTGTTGTATTTTCGGCCATTCTTGCGCTGCTTTGTATTACTCAGCCGTTTAACCCATTGTCACAGTTTATCTTCCTGATGCTGCTGTGGGGCGTGGCGCTGATCGTTCGGCGTTTACCGGGGCGTTTCTCTGCCTTGATGCTGATTGTGCTGTCGCTCACCGTTTCCTGCCGCTACATCTGGTGGCGCTACACCTCGACCCTGAACTGGAACGATCCAGTCAGCCTCGTCTTCGGTCTGGGGCTGCTGTTTGCCGAGACCTACGCCTGGCTGGTGCTGGTGATGGGGTATTTCCAGGTGGTGTGGCCGCTTAACCGCCAGCCGGTACCGATGCCAAAAGACATGAATACCTGGCCGGTGGTGGATATTTTTGTGCCGACTTACAACGAAGAGTTGCACGTCGTGAAGGGGACAATTTATGCCTCGCTCGGCATTGATTGGCCGAAAGACAAGCTGAATATCTGGATTCTGGATGATGGCGGGCGCGACGAGTTTAAGCAGTTTGCCGATATGGTCGGGGTCAACTATATCGCCCGTTCGACGCACGAACACGCCAAGGCGGGGAACATCAACAACGCGCTGAAGCATGCGAAGGGCGATTTCGTCGCTATCTTCGACTGCGACCACGTGCCCACACGTTCCTTCCTGCAGCTCACCATGGGCTGGTTCTTCAAAGAGAAGTCGCTGGCGATGATGCAGACCCCGCACCATTTCTTCTCGCCTGACCCATTCGAGCGTAACCTGGGGCGTTTCCGTAAAACGCCTAACGAAGGGACGCTATTCTACGGGCTGGTGCAGGACGGGAACGATATGTGGGATGCCACGTTCTTCTGCGGCTCTTGTGCGGTGATTCGCCGTGGCCCGCTGGATGAAATTGGCGGTATTGCCGTTGAAACCGTGACCGAAGATGCCCACACATCGCTGCGTCTGCACCGCCGGGGCTATACCTCGGCTTACCTGCGTATTCCGCAGGCTGCAGGGCTGGCAACGGAAAGCCTTTCCGCGCACATCGGGCAGCGTATTCGCTGGGCGCGAGGGATGACGCAGATATTCCGTCTCGATAACCCGTTCTTCGGTAAAGGGCTGAAGTTTGCCCAACGGCTCTGTTATGCCAACGCCATGTTCCATTTTCTGTCGGGGATCCCGCGGCTTATCTTCCTGACGGCGCCGCTGGCGTTCCTGTTGTTACACGCCTATATCATTTACGCCCCGGCCATCATGATTGCGCTGTTTGTTCTGCCGCACATGATCCACGCCAGCCTGACTAACTCCAAAATTCAGGGCAAATATCGCCACTCTTTCTGGAGTGAAATTTACGAAACGGTGCTGGCCTGGTACATCGCCCAACCGACGCTGGTGGCCTTGTTTAATCCGCACAAAGGGAAGTTCAACGTGACCGCGAAGGGCGGGCTGGTTGAAAACGAATATGTGGATTGGGTCATCACGCGTCCGTACCTGATTTTAGTGCTGATTAACCTGCTGGGCGTTGCCTTTGGGGCATGGCGCTTCTTCTACGGCCCGGAAAATGAAGCGCTAACGGTGGTGGTGAGTCTGCTGTGGGTGTTCTACAACTTGATAATACTGGGCGGTGCGGTGGCCGTTTCCGTGGAGAGTAAGCAGGTCCGGCGAGCGCACCGCGTTGAAATTGCCATGCCGGCTGCGCTGGCGCGTGAAGATGGTCACCTCTTCCCGTGTACCGTGCATGACTACTCAGACGGCGGGGTAGGGATCAAGATTCATGGCCCGACCCAGGTGCTGGAAGGGCAGAAAGTGAACCTGCTGTTGAAACGTGGAGCACAGGAGTTCTTCTTCCCGGCTCAGGTGATGCGTGTCTTTGGCGATGAAGTCGGCCTGCAGCTGGCGCAGATGACCACCAAACAGCATATCGATTTTATTCAGTGTACTTTTGCCCGCGCCGATACCTGGGCGCTGTGGCAGGACAGTTTCCCTGAGGATAAACCGCTGGAAAGTCTGGTGGATATTCTCAAGCTTGGCTTCCGGGGTTACCGGCACCTTGCGGAGTTCGCTCCACCGTCATTGAAGTTTGTTTTCCACGCGATCACCACGCTGGTGGACTGGGTTGTGTCGTTTATTCCACACAGCCCAACGGCCGAACCAGCAAAACGGCGGACTTTGTCTGCCCTGGCTTAA
- the bcsQ gene encoding cellulose biosynthesis protein BcsQ, whose product MAVIGLQGLRGGVGTTSITAALGWSLQQLGESVLVVDISPDNLLRLFYNIDFAEPKGWARAMLDNEDWRKCAWRYTSHLDVLPFGQLSPAEHETFDTVEKALGKFSHFLADLKASQRYQWILLDLPYGFNALTRQILAQTDSVVTVVKPDTNCHIRLHQQALPQGAHILVNYLQVASQLQDDIYQIWLQSQRTMIPIILHRDEAMAESAAVKQPLGEYRPDSLIAEEIMTLANWFLLNLAGKKA is encoded by the coding sequence ATGGCTGTCATTGGGTTGCAAGGGCTGCGTGGTGGCGTAGGGACGACGTCTATTACCGCGGCGCTTGGTTGGTCGTTGCAGCAACTTGGGGAATCGGTACTGGTGGTGGATATCTCGCCAGATAACCTGCTGCGTCTGTTTTATAATATTGATTTCGCAGAGCCTAAGGGCTGGGCGCGAGCCATGCTGGATAACGAAGACTGGCGCAAATGCGCGTGGCGCTATACCAGCCATCTCGACGTGCTGCCGTTCGGCCAGCTTAGCCCGGCTGAGCATGAAACGTTCGACACGGTGGAAAAAGCCCTTGGCAAGTTCAGCCATTTTCTTGCCGACCTGAAGGCGAGCCAGCGTTACCAGTGGATCTTGCTGGATTTACCCTACGGTTTTAATGCCTTAACCCGCCAGATTCTGGCACAAACCGACAGCGTGGTGACGGTGGTTAAACCAGACACCAACTGCCATATTCGTTTGCATCAGCAGGCCTTGCCGCAAGGGGCGCATATCCTGGTGAACTATCTGCAGGTGGCCAGTCAGCTGCAGGATGATATCTACCAAATTTGGCTGCAAAGCCAGCGCACGATGATCCCCATTATTCTTCACCGGGATGAGGCGATGGCCGAAAGTGCGGCGGTAAAACAGCCGCTTGGCGAATACCGTCCGGATTCATTGATTGCCGAGGAAATTATGACGCTTGCCAACTGGTTCCTGTTGAACCTTGCTGGGAAGAAGGCATGA
- the bcsR gene encoding cellulose biosynthesis protein BcsR, with product MQDEETGNAQENKLVYAFQNDFLALSKAFSLPEIDYTDISQQEQLAAAIKRWPLLAELTQQ from the coding sequence ATGCAAGATGAAGAGACTGGCAATGCTCAGGAAAACAAGCTTGTTTATGCCTTCCAAAATGATTTTCTGGCGCTAAGTAAAGCATTTTCACTGCCCGAAATAGATTACACCGATATATCGCAGCAGGAACAACTGGCGGCGGCAATTAAACGTTGGCCGCTGCTGGCTGAATTAACGCAACAATAG